The genomic window TGTGAGATCTTCCTCGACCCGCATGACCCTGAGGTGATCGCCCAGGCGAAAAAAGACGGTATTGCCGATAACGTCATTCAGGCGGCCCAGGAATCGCCGGTCTACAAGCTGGCAATGGACTGGGGTCTGGCCCTGCCGCTGCACCCGGAATACCGCACCCTGCCGATGGTCTGGTACGTGCCGCCGCTGTCACCGATCCAGTCGGCAGCCGAAGCAGGCAACGTCGAGTTTGATGGGGTGATGCCGAAGATTGAATCCCTGCGCATTCCAGTGAAGTACCTGGCCAACATGCTCACCGCCGGTGAAGAAGCCCCTGTGGTACTGGCGCTCAAGCGGCTGATGGCGATGCGCCTTTATATGCGCGGCAAGCACGTGGAAGGGCAGACCAATGCCGAGGTGCTGGATGAAGTAGGTCTCAGCGAAGCTCAGGTGGAAGACATGTACCGCTACCTGGCGATTGCCAATTACGAAGACCGCTTTGTGATTCCCACCAGCCACCGGGAAATGGCCACCGATGCCTTCCCTGAGCGCGGCGGCTGCGGCTTCACCTTTGGCGATGGCTGCCATGGCGAAAGCTCGCCCAGCTTGTTCAATGGCCGCAAGACCACCGCCACCATGGTCAAGCCAGTGGAAACCTTCGACCCGCATGCACAGAGCGAGGAGGCCCGTCATGGGTAATACCGCCCCGGCAGCCGAACATTGGCTGCCCGAAGCACATGAAGAAATGCTCAGCCTGCGCGTTCTGGCGCGCCTGCTGGATTACCCCAGCGCTGAGTTGCAGCAGGCCGCCAGCGAGTTGGTGGCGCTTATTGATGCGGAAAAACGCTGGCAGCCGGCATTACGCGCCAAGTTGAGCGCCTGGGGTCAGCGCATTGCCGAGGCGGAACTGCTCGACCTGCAGGCTGAGTACGTGGCGCTGTTCGACAAGGGGCGGTCAGTCTCGCTGTTGCTGTTCGAGCACGTTCACGGCGAGTCTCGCGATCGTGGCCAGGCCATGGTCGATCTGATGAATGAGTACAGCGTGGCGGGTTTTGAGCTGGATGCCCGGGAACTGCCTGACTATCTGCCGCTGTTTCTGGAGTATCTGTCCACTCGGCCAGAAGCGGAAATTGCCCGCTGGCTGGGCGAAATCCGCCACATCCTGGCGCTGCTGACCGCTCGCCTGGAAGAGCGCGACGCCGAGCATGCCCTGGTGACCTATGCGCTGCTGGCACTGATTGGCGCTGAAGCGGATATTGATGACCACCGTGACGAGGTCAAGGCAGAAGCACCTGACGATACCCCCGAAGCGCTGGATGCTGTCTGGGAAGAGGAAGCGGTGCGCTTTTCTGCCGAATCCGATCAGGACTGTGCCCTGCAATCGGCGGAAGGGCGGCGGCTTGCCGAACGCAAGAACGCCGTGCCCAGTGACCCCATTACCATCATGCCCAGCCCACACAACGCTGGGCAAGGCTTAGATCGCTAAAGGAGAACTGTCATGTTTAGCGAATATCTGCAGCACTTGATTTATGGCTACTACCCTTACCTGGCGGGCACGGTGTTTTTGCTGGGCAGCCTGATTCGCTTTGATCACGGCCAGTACACCTGGAAAACCGGCTCCAGCCAGATGCTGTCGTCGAAGAACATGCGCCTGGCCAGCAACCTGTTCCATATCGGTATCATTACGATTTTCTTTGGCCACCTGGTGGGCATGCTGACGCCACACTGGGTTTACGCGCCTTTCCTGCATGCAGGCACCAAGCAGATCATCGCCATTGTCGTGGGCGGGGCTGCGGGTATTGCTTGCCTGGTCGGGGGCGGAATGCTGCTCTACCGCCGTCTGTTCAACGCACGCGTACGGGCGTCATCGCACATCATGGATACCATCATCCTGGCCTTGATTGTCTCCCAGGCTGCCCTGGGAATGGCGACCGTCTACTTCTCACTTGGCCACCTTGACGGTGCCATGATGCTGACACTTTCCAGCTGGGCACAGTCGATCATCTTCTTCAGTGGCGGTGCGGCTGACTACATGGCCGAGGTCTCCTGGATCTACAAGGTGCATATCTTCTCAGGTATTACCATCATCATGCTGTTCCCGTTCACCCGCCTGGTGCATGTCTGGAGCGTTCCCTTTGGTTACGTTACCCGCCGTTATCAGCTGGTTCGTAAGCGGGCCTGAGAACAGTGCTTGAAAACAGGGCTTGAAAACAGGGCTTGAGAGAGGAAAGCCAGTATGCAAATGATTGATATTGAACAGCTACCGGGGGCCACCGCGCCCCCACCGGTGAAGGTCGGTGGGCGGGAAATCCTGGAAAGCGAGATTGCCCACGAAATGCAGTACCACCCCGCCGACAGTGCCGGCAGTGCCCAGCTCAAGGCGGCGCGGGCGCTGGTGGTACGTGAACTGCTCAGCCAGCGTGCCGAGCAGCTAGGGCTTCTGGCAGACGACGCGGATGAAGACAGCGCTGTGGCCGAACTGCTGGAACGGGAACTGGCGGTACCGGAGCCGTCGGAACAGGATTGCGAACGTTTTCACGCCACCCACCCGGAACGCTTCAGCACCCCCACCCGGGTCAATGTCCGGCATATTTTGCTGGCTGCCGCCCCGGATGATGCGGAATCCCGCGACAAGCAGTACCACCAGGGCGTCAGCCTGCTGGAAACCCTTGCTCAGCATCCTGAGCGCTTCACCGAATTCGCCCAGCGCCATTCGGTGTGCCCATCCGGGGAGCAGGGCGGCGAGCTAGGCTGGCTTGCTCCGGGGCAAACCGTGGAGGAGCTTGATCGTGCCTTGCATCACCTGCCCCTGGGGCTGCATGAAAAGCCCTTGGCATCCCGCTATGGCTGGCATCTGGTGATCATTGACGGGCGTGAAGAGGGCAAGCGTCTACCGTATCAGGATGTGGCCGACAAGGTTCGCCTGAGCCTGCATGAACAGGCCACCCGGCGCGGCCTGCGCCACTACCTGCTGGCGCTTGAAGCAGAGATGGGCGTTGAAGGGGTCGCGCTGGATGATGACAGCGGCGGCGCCCTGATGCAGTAAAAAACACGGCTGGTTGCCTGGATCAACAGGCAGCCACGCCCTATCAAACGCCACTTTTAAAAACTGACGAGGCCGCTATGCTGACAACCCTGGATGATCTGATTCACGAAGCTCGCCTGCAACCGGTGCCGCAGTGTTTACTGTTTGTTTTGACCCGTGCAGAACTACCTGATCTGCCCACCGATAAACAGCGCCAGCACGTGGCCAAGGGCGAAGGTGGTGTCTTGATGCCGGTGCTGTGTGTGGATAAATGCCCCACCGAAATCGACCACATGAGCGATCTGGTAGAAGAGTCGCGTTTGACAGGGGTGGATTGGGACATTGCGCTGGTAGCTGCCATGGATCATCCTGGCAGTGATGATGTGATCGAAACCCGCCTGTCTCACCTGGTGAAAGCGGTACAGAGCGGAG from Halomonas sp. CH40 includes these protein-coding regions:
- the narJ gene encoding nitrate reductase molybdenum cofactor assembly chaperone; the encoded protein is MGNTAPAAEHWLPEAHEEMLSLRVLARLLDYPSAELQQAASELVALIDAEKRWQPALRAKLSAWGQRIAEAELLDLQAEYVALFDKGRSVSLLLFEHVHGESRDRGQAMVDLMNEYSVAGFELDARELPDYLPLFLEYLSTRPEAEIARWLGEIRHILALLTARLEERDAEHALVTYALLALIGAEADIDDHRDEVKAEAPDDTPEALDAVWEEEAVRFSAESDQDCALQSAEGRRLAERKNAVPSDPITIMPSPHNAGQGLDR
- the narI gene encoding respiratory nitrate reductase subunit gamma, with amino-acid sequence MFSEYLQHLIYGYYPYLAGTVFLLGSLIRFDHGQYTWKTGSSQMLSSKNMRLASNLFHIGIITIFFGHLVGMLTPHWVYAPFLHAGTKQIIAIVVGGAAGIACLVGGGMLLYRRLFNARVRASSHIMDTIILALIVSQAALGMATVYFSLGHLDGAMMLTLSSWAQSIIFFSGGAADYMAEVSWIYKVHIFSGITIIMLFPFTRLVHVWSVPFGYVTRRYQLVRKRA
- a CDS encoding peptidylprolyl isomerase; the encoded protein is MQMIDIEQLPGATAPPPVKVGGREILESEIAHEMQYHPADSAGSAQLKAARALVVRELLSQRAEQLGLLADDADEDSAVAELLERELAVPEPSEQDCERFHATHPERFSTPTRVNVRHILLAAAPDDAESRDKQYHQGVSLLETLAQHPERFTEFAQRHSVCPSGEQGGELGWLAPGQTVEELDRALHHLPLGLHEKPLASRYGWHLVIIDGREEGKRLPYQDVADKVRLSLHEQATRRGLRHYLLALEAEMGVEGVALDDDSGGALMQ
- a CDS encoding ribonucleotide reductase subunit alpha, with product MLTTLDDLIHEARLQPVPQCLLFVLTRAELPDLPTDKQRQHVAKGEGGVLMPVLCVDKCPTEIDHMSDLVEESRLTGVDWDIALVAAMDHPGSDDVIETRLSHLVKAVQSGDIARMVAFDRNGDAIQLEKTGVY